One segment of Streptomyces sp. NA02950 DNA contains the following:
- a CDS encoding NADP-dependent malic enzyme: MAAEIAHPRSDSSNGEGAEDVTDGEPFDPAFALHRGGKMAVQATVPVRDRDDLSLAYTPGVAKVCSAIAEQPELVHDYTWKSQVVAVVTDGSAVLGLGDIGPEASLPVMEGKAILFKQFGGVDAVPIALDCREVDEIVETVARLAPSFGGVNLEDISAPRCFEIERKLQERVDIPIFHDDQHGTAVVTLAALRNAAKLTDRSLGQLRAVISGAGAAGVAIARILVEAGIGDVAVCDRKGIVSADREDLTDVKRELAGFTNKAGLTGSLETALAGADVFIGVSGGTVAQEAVATMAPGAFIFAMANPNPEIHPEVAHRHAAVVATGRSDFPNQINNVLAFPGIFAGALQVRASRITEGMKLAAAEALAAVVADELSADKVIPSPFDERVAPAVTAAVAAAARAEGVARR, translated from the coding sequence GTGGCAGCGGAGATTGCCCATCCTCGCAGCGACAGCAGCAACGGCGAAGGAGCCGAAGACGTGACCGACGGAGAGCCGTTCGATCCGGCCTTCGCGCTCCACCGGGGCGGCAAGATGGCCGTCCAGGCGACCGTGCCCGTGCGCGACCGGGACGATCTGTCCCTCGCGTACACACCGGGTGTCGCCAAGGTGTGCAGCGCGATCGCCGAGCAGCCGGAGCTCGTCCACGACTACACCTGGAAGTCCCAGGTCGTCGCCGTGGTGACGGACGGCAGCGCGGTTCTCGGACTCGGAGACATCGGCCCGGAGGCGTCCTTGCCGGTGATGGAGGGGAAGGCGATCCTCTTCAAGCAGTTCGGCGGAGTCGACGCGGTGCCCATCGCCCTCGACTGCCGGGAGGTCGACGAGATCGTCGAGACCGTGGCCCGGCTCGCGCCCTCGTTCGGCGGCGTCAACCTGGAAGACATCTCGGCGCCCCGCTGCTTCGAGATCGAGCGCAAGCTCCAGGAGCGCGTCGACATCCCGATCTTCCACGACGACCAGCACGGCACGGCGGTCGTCACCCTGGCGGCACTGCGCAACGCCGCCAAGCTGACCGACCGTTCGCTCGGACAGCTGCGCGCCGTCATCTCCGGGGCGGGTGCCGCCGGAGTCGCCATCGCCCGGATCCTCGTCGAGGCGGGCATCGGCGATGTGGCGGTCTGCGACCGCAAGGGCATCGTGTCCGCGGACCGCGAGGACCTCACCGACGTCAAGCGTGAGCTGGCCGGCTTCACCAACAAGGCCGGGCTGACCGGCTCCCTGGAGACGGCCCTGGCCGGAGCGGACGTCTTCATCGGGGTCAGCGGCGGAACGGTGGCGCAGGAGGCGGTGGCCACCATGGCGCCCGGCGCCTTCATCTTCGCGATGGCCAATCCCAACCCGGAGATTCACCCGGAGGTCGCGCACCGGCACGCGGCGGTGGTCGCCACCGGCCGCAGCGACTTCCCGAACCAGATCAACAACGTGCTCGCCTTCCCGGGCATCTTCGCCGGGGCCCTCCAGGTCCGGGCCTCCCGGATCACCGAGGGCATGAAGCTCGCCGCCGCCGAGGCGCTGGCCGCCGTGGTGGCCGACGAGCTGAGCGCGGACAAGGTCATCCCCTCGCCGTTCGACGAGCGGGTCGCCCCGGCCGTGACCGCGGCCGTCGC
- a CDS encoding ABC transporter substrate-binding protein: MTASFTRRPATLKSRMATAGAVAVVGALLLTGCGDQTNKAKSGSSNAAGKGPLFSELPKQIQDAGVIKVGSDINYPPVEFKKGGQVMGIDPDLANALGKALGVRFEFNNATFDTLLSGLRSKRYDIAMSAMTDTKGRQEGVDPDTGKKAGEGVDFVDYFTAGVSIYTKKGDTQGIKTWDDLCGKKIVVQRGTVSHDLGKAQSKECDKDNKGKIKIEAFANDTEAQTRLRGGGADAAASDFPVAAYAVKTSGGGNDFEITGDQVKAAPYGIALSKGNTELRDALKQALALIIANGEYDKIIAKWGVKDGAVTKAIINGGK; this comes from the coding sequence ATGACCGCCAGCTTCACGCGCCGTCCGGCCACCTTGAAGTCCCGGATGGCCACAGCCGGCGCGGTAGCGGTCGTGGGCGCCCTGCTGCTGACGGGCTGTGGCGACCAGACCAACAAGGCCAAGAGCGGCTCCTCCAACGCCGCGGGCAAGGGTCCGCTCTTCAGCGAGCTGCCGAAGCAGATCCAGGACGCCGGCGTGATCAAGGTCGGCTCGGACATCAACTATCCGCCGGTCGAGTTCAAGAAGGGCGGCCAGGTCATGGGCATCGACCCGGATCTCGCCAATGCCCTCGGCAAGGCGCTCGGTGTGAGGTTCGAGTTCAACAACGCCACGTTCGACACCCTGCTCTCCGGTCTGCGCTCCAAGCGCTACGACATCGCGATGTCGGCCATGACCGACACCAAGGGCCGCCAGGAGGGTGTGGACCCGGACACCGGCAAGAAGGCGGGCGAGGGTGTCGACTTCGTCGACTACTTCACCGCCGGTGTCTCGATCTACACCAAGAAGGGCGACACCCAGGGAATCAAGACCTGGGACGATCTGTGCGGGAAGAAGATCGTCGTCCAGCGCGGCACCGTCTCGCACGACCTCGGCAAGGCCCAGTCCAAGGAGTGCGACAAGGACAACAAGGGCAAGATCAAGATCGAGGCGTTCGCCAACGACACCGAGGCCCAGACCCGGCTGCGCGGCGGCGGCGCCGACGCGGCCGCCAGTGACTTCCCGGTCGCGGCCTACGCCGTGAAGACCTCCGGCGGCGGCAACGACTTCGAGATCACCGGTGACCAGGTGAAGGCGGCGCCGTACGGCATAGCCCTCAGCAAGGGCAACACCGAGCTGCGTGACGCCCTCAAGCAGGCACTCGCCCTGATCATCGCGAACGGCGAGTACGACAAGATCATCGCGAAGTGGGGCGTCAAGGACGGCGCCGTCACCAAGGCCATCATCAACGGCGGCAAGTGA
- a CDS encoding amino acid ABC transporter permease, with the protein MTTEIDKAGPVDTPPPAPENIKAIPVRHYGRWVTAVIAIALLVTLVLAFARGDVNWGAIPDYFFDSEVLRGVRNTVWITILSMALGVVLGIILAVMRLSKNPVTSSLAWGYIWFFRGTPVYVQLLVWFNLGLVFDYINLGPIYKDEWSDFMTPFLAALLGLGLNEAAYMAEICRAGLQAVDEGQTEASQALGMSHAKTLRRVVLPQAMRVIVPPTGNEFINMLKTTSLVIAVQYWDLLQATTNVGQSTGATAEMLFLAAAWYLILTSVLSVGQYYLERYYARGSSRSLPMTPLQRIRVNLLSFSNRAGGPSA; encoded by the coding sequence GTGACAACTGAGATCGACAAGGCGGGCCCGGTCGACACCCCGCCGCCCGCGCCGGAGAACATCAAGGCCATCCCGGTGCGGCACTACGGCCGCTGGGTTACCGCGGTCATCGCCATCGCCCTGCTGGTGACGCTCGTCCTCGCCTTCGCCCGCGGCGATGTCAACTGGGGCGCCATCCCGGACTACTTCTTCGACAGCGAGGTGCTGCGCGGTGTCCGGAACACCGTCTGGATCACCATCCTGTCGATGGCGCTCGGTGTGGTCCTCGGCATCATCCTCGCGGTGATGCGGCTGTCGAAGAACCCGGTGACCTCCTCCCTCGCCTGGGGATACATCTGGTTCTTCCGCGGCACCCCGGTCTACGTCCAACTGCTGGTCTGGTTCAATCTCGGGCTGGTCTTCGACTACATCAACCTCGGTCCGATCTACAAGGACGAGTGGTCGGACTTCATGACCCCCTTCCTGGCCGCCCTGCTGGGCCTCGGCCTGAACGAGGCCGCGTACATGGCCGAGATCTGCCGGGCCGGTCTCCAGGCGGTCGACGAGGGTCAGACCGAGGCGTCCCAGGCGCTGGGCATGAGCCACGCCAAGACGCTGCGCCGGGTGGTCCTGCCGCAGGCCATGCGGGTGATCGTGCCGCCGACGGGCAACGAGTTCATCAACATGCTCAAGACCACCTCACTGGTGATCGCCGTGCAGTACTGGGATCTGTTGCAGGCCACCACCAACGTCGGCCAGAGCACCGGCGCCACCGCCGAGATGCTCTTCCTGGCCGCCGCCTGGTATCTGATCCTCACCTCGGTGCTGAGCGTGGGCCAGTACTACCTGGAGCGGTACTACGCCCGCGGATCGAGCCGATCCCTCCCGATGACCCCGCTCCAGCGGATCCGGGTCAACCTTCTCTCCTTCAGCAACCGGGCCGGAGGTCCCAGCGCATGA